The following DNA comes from Notolabrus celidotus isolate fNotCel1 chromosome 12, fNotCel1.pri, whole genome shotgun sequence.
CCCCTTTAACGTGGTAAGGAACTTCATTTCATTCTATAAGttatccaatccactttattatCAGAACAGCTACATTTTACAACCCTTTTATGTGACTCCACCACAACCTTAAAATGTGCTGTCAGATTGTTTGGAGTTCCAGGCTTTTTATTGGAAAACTGTATTCCTAACCTTTAAAGAGctaaagaatagaatagaatagaatggaatagaacaagGGTTCCCAATGTGTGGGTCGGGATCCCTTGGGGGGTCGctaaacacaaatggggggttgtgagatgtcttccagaatgtttatttatttgaattatctaaaaataatcaattttacccgttataataaaaaaatatctacacaaatagtagctaaccttgaaataaaaccttgaaaatagaaaaagtaatgagttttctgcctttctttttgccagatgactcctaagttgaaggttagtgaacagttaattataaaaagcatcagtagAAGTAGTTAATtaataaaggcacaggaaacacagccacatgctcatataggtaggctaattttctctagaccagctaaatgaagccacattaaatcactgagggacagggggggtcgctagtctttggcacctattttTTGGGGGTCGTAGACTGAAAAGTTCAGGAACCCCtggaatagaatgtactttattaaccTCCGAAGgaggaaattcaggtgtctggcagataaaattataaaaatcacataaaacaagtaattcaggtgtctgtcagctcatctcccattggcttgagagttatgaagcctaatggctgcagggatgaatgattttctgtatctctcagtcctgcagcacagagagatgagccaCCCACTGCTGccgtttctctggtccacaaagaagttgtgaagtggatgatctggcAGAAAACTCTAATTTAGAATGACCTCTAGCTTCTTccgtgtgcatctctccaccacagccccaagtgagtccaacctggtttatatcacagtgccagctgttttcactagtttgtccagtcgccttgcatccttgtgttttatactgcttccccagcagactgcagcatagaataacacacatGACACCACAACATGATAAAAtctctgcagcatctttctgcagatgtctaaggatctgagcctccttaagaaaaagaggcgtctctgccccttcctgtagagtgcatcagtccaggtgtacacctagatatttgtaggttggcaACACCTCAATGTCAAAAAGGGGAGACATTGGAATAACAAATGTTCAAGAATGACTTCTCCTCTCATATTATtatcttgtctctctctctctctctctctctctctctctctctctctctctctctctctctctctctctctctctcctatctTAGTTGTAAATAATCCCTTTACCATGGCCCAAAGGTACTCATAAATAAGTTCTGATTTAGGCCTGTACTCGATACAACATATAAGCATTATGAAGAATAAATTATTTCAATGTAATACTTTAATTCTGTAATTTCCTTAGGTGGAATTAGCcgtaaaacacagacacagatttaATAGACTGATGAAACACAGACTCCAATTTTAATTGTCTTTACATTTTACTGTAGGCTACATGTAATCTGCCCCCCctcccaacaacaacaaaaaaagaatggATATGTTCTCTCGAAAAGAATGTAATTTCCTTTAACAGCAAACCTGAGGGTGTTTTCTTGGATACATTTCAGGAGATTTTCCCCACAAACTCACAAGTCCTCCGAACACATAATCTGCTTtgcaacatacagtacatgtaaaTATCATCCTTacacatgctgtttttttccatttacatACATAACATGATACATTGTGTGCATTTTTGTCATTACGTGTTCTCACATTCATACTGCATCTTCTCCATATGGATTAGTCAGGTTTTAAGACATCTCTTGGTTTAATTTCATGTACTCAGTAACAATAACATTGCTACATAGGAAGTGCAACATCAGATTGCTTGGCTCTGTCACTGCCAGGCTTTGGCACATCACTGTCACATCACTGctgtccattttgcatgatgtttGGTGTATTTAACACAGAATCTCAAGTCTCTCAGGCTTCAGTGACTTTTTGCCCACCCAAAGGTCTTTGTCTGCCCTCCAAAGAGCTCACAGTGTTTCCCTTCAAACCTTGTGTATCTTAGTAGTAATGCACTCTTCCAATAGTCCCTGTCCCTGTTCCTGACCCAAGAATATCAGGCTGACCGTTCCTCCAGATCTCACGTAtgattctttctctctcctccagtcGCTGTgccctctccagctcctccgcTGATGTAAACACATTCACGCTGAGAGTCCCATCTATCTGGCTGGTGTGATTACCAACAGGGATTTCTGTGCTGGGCAATGGTAAAGGTGCCTCTACATCATCCCCCATGTCGTCGTCATCATCCTCactctcctcatcttcctcactgATGTCCTTTAATTGTTTCTTCTCAGGCGTGGAGGGGGTCGGGATGTTGGTCCGGGGTTTGCAGGAGATGCGGATGACCAGGAGGCAGAGGGTTAGCACCAGGCCGAAACACACCCCCAGCACGAAATAAAGGCCGAAACTCTCCGGGTTTGCTGGAGGTAAGGAGAACATGAACAACTTCAGACAAGGTAGAACTAtggtgcatgtttttatttgtacagaTTAACACAGCTTGATTTATAGTGAGGTACTGTGCTAGTGTGACTTACCTTTGATATGTGCATAGGCTGCTATGCTGTTGCTTATAAGGTCCATTTCTTTCCTCTTCACATCCATGATGAACTTTAGCTTTCTTCActcttgaaaataaaagaaacaagacacatcattttaaatttgagtaTGCTGTAAGATGCAATCAGTCAAAAATAGTTGAGGATGAGGGTGACAGAATTAGAGGAAGAGAAAACTTTGATGACAATTTCATGTGACAAAAGTTTTTCTGATACACAGAACTACattggccctgaaggacaaaatacatttacaaaagatgaatcacttttacaaagttggagacagaTTTAcaatttggaaaacatttttacattttataaaacaaaaataaaaaatgtaaacacttttaccaaggccaaaacaaatttacatttaaggaaacaaatttacaaaagatgaaacacttttacaaagttggagacaattttacaaacaacggaacacttttaccatttctgaaacaaattaacatttcatttttacagaaagggaatgtgatcgagtgagggacaattagtttgttttgatggagagaaaccaaacggagatggacatggtttacgtattaggacatcctctgtatcagagagaggtgtcagacctcagatgataaaagcatcatgtctctgcaaaaccttcatcatgtgtcagaattcagatgaaacggcctcagaccacatagccccaggctaaacggagtcgggctaaaaggagtcagacttaacaaTAAAAGTGCtacgtcgtttgtaaaattgtcttttACAGTTAAGTCTGACCACTTTTAGCCTGACTTTGTTTAGCCCggggctatgtggtctgaggctgcttcatctgaattctgacacatgatgaaggttttccggagacatgatgctttttcatctgaggtctgagacccgaggatgtcctagTATGTAAACCATGCccatctccgtttggtttctctccatcaaaacaaactaaatgacccctcaccctatcacttccggatcacttcctgtatttggtacattccctttctgtaaaaatgaaatgttaatttgtttcagaaatggtaaaagtgtttcatcttttgtaaatttgtttccttaaatgtaaatttgttttgttcttggtaaaagtgttttgctggtgtaattttgttttataaaatgtaaaaatgttttccaaaatgttaatttgtctccaactttgtaaaagtgtttcatcttttctaaatttgttttgtccttcagggccaccatacagAACACTGTAGCACTTAAAATCACAGCAACTCTCTAAATGCTGCATCAAGAGCCCCAGTGTTGTTTTCCTGTATTCAGTAAAAGGCCTATAAAATTCTGGGGATTAATAATTTAAATGCCTGGTGCTAAAATTCATTTTTCCTAAGTCTCCCTTCACCAGAGTGACTCTCTGTGCACTGCCTGGATGTCAAACCCACTGACCACAGAACTTGTGGTGGGTGGGATGAGGCCTCCTAGTGTCAAACAAAGCCTCCTCTGTGTCCTCCTTAAGTACTGTTTCATCTGGGATCATCGTAACGCATTTGGCACATGGCGCTTTGCCTCTGCCATTCTGTCTGAACCGTGACAGCTCCCTTATAAAAGAGGTCAAGAGTCGATTTTCCAAGCAGCCACAAAGGACTCCTTCCTGCCTGATGGGACTTCCAGATCAATTATGGAAGCATAGAGGGGAAAGAAGTGTTGTTGACTTGTTTTTGTCAGGATATTGTGTCAGTCATTCAAGATATCTGTCCTCCGAGTTTCCCGTCGGTCTGAAGAGTTCTATTGTATTTTGAACTCTACGTGCGTGCAGTCATGACTCCAAAAGGAAGTCTTTCTTGAAGCAAAACCTGTCAAAAGTTCATGTTCAGTCTCCCTTGTAGTCTGTTTCTCATTTTCAGCAATTATCCACGTCCAGTCCTCTGTTTTACCTTCATGTTACCTCCTCACTGCCTGTTTCTCATCTAAAAAACCCTTCTATTGGATTCGCCTGTATGGAATACTGAACCAGGTTTGTGTTGTGCCGCTGGGTCTTTCACTACTTCCTCCCCCTGCTTCTCCACCCTGCTGCCCTTTCCTGCTGACTCTGGCTTTTCTCTCCCACTTTGCCAGTTTGTGAACAATTTCCACCTCCCTGGCTTGGTGACATCATGTTGTTATGCACACGATGTGTTGATGGCAACAGAGGCAAGACCAGGTCAAATAAAAGGAGGAGCTTTTTTAAGCCTTCCCAACTTATGTAAGCAGCGTTCCCTGCGTACATGTGCTTTGTGTTGTGGCtggctgtggaaaaaaacactctgTTCATGTGAAATGATGACAAACTCTGTTGCCGCCCCACTTGAACCTGCATGCTCTGCTCTTTAAGTCGAACCACATGTCACTCTGGCTACACATGGATCATATGGACCTCTTCAAAGTGCACAAACCACATGATAAGGTTCGAATTGACCTCCAAATCGGGCCGACTGATAAGCACAGTCCCTCATTTTAGCATGATTTGAATACTTCAGTGGttatttgcttgtttgttgatgCAGCCTCCAGAGAAATTCGAGCATAAAACCACACATATGTGAACCATATGTAAATTAGCCTACTAATAAACTTTAAATGCAGCAAACGTTCTCCTgtaaaagcagaagtaaacagaaAGGTAAAGCCGAAGACTTACCACAAAATGAAACTTAGAAGCGTGTCCTCAGTCCCAGCTCATGGTGTAATCAGAAGTTGGTGATCAGACTCGAAATGATcaggctcctctctctctgtctctctgttgctGTGATCTTTGGTCCACAGGCTAAACAGACaagaccaaacacacacacacacacagatgtcagGCTACATTAGATCTAAACTCAGTGAGCCGTCTGCAATGCAAACAACGACAGGCCTATTGCAGGATACACGGTCTAGCTAGAGACTACAGGCAGGCGGTTCAGTTTTCAGTGGTTCAGCTGGGCACAGAGACTGCAAATACAAGGAATGTCCAGGCTCTGCATTGTGGTATAAAAAGCTTTTAGGGGACCAAGAAAAGTTCAGATTCCATACATGTTTTACAATAAAGAAGACATTTCTATTTGTTCTCATGGGGTGTTAGTATTTGGTTGTAAATTCCAATGTTTTTGAATGAAATAGCCACAAAGACAGTTAGCTAGCAGACCAGCATTGTTAGCATTTGTGATTTTAGCCTTTGATTTTATAAGTAGGTTACTCTGTTGTGATTCCCTGATTACAGACTTAGCTGTGGTGAGTTTTCACTATCTGGTAATTCATCACTACAACCAGACTTCTCTAAAAgttagctaatgctagcttgACTCCCCATTTATTCTGTTCTCTATGTAGAAAACACACATATAGCTCATTCTGTCCAAGCAAGGCTAGCTAGCTTACCAGCTTTCACTCTCTGAGATAAATGCTAGCTTAATGAACCAACAGTTCTCTTAAAAGGTTGAAAATTGTAAAGGTGAGATGTGACAAAGACACATCTAAACTGTCACCCCTTTGGAGGCTGCACTGGTCAATCAGAATTATAACAGTGGATGGCAAGAAACATACTGTTGTACAAAAATTGACATCATTAGCCTTGCATTGGCAGTCAAAAGTTGATTTGAAAcgtcaaaaaacagctttgtatATTATATTCTTTTACATAAATAAGTAGATATTTTATTTGAGCTAGCCTCTGAAACAAAACATGTCAGAGGAAGTCTGaactagggctgggtgataatttcAATAACGACAATTATCGTgatgtaatttttctcaatataaacattgttagataaaaattcaatataaataaacctgtaattacacccccaaaccactggaaagggggatgctaatgagccttaaacgctagttgccacccaataTTAGacggaagaagaagacggcattgaacagccaatcaagtcgcagggtgagaggtaggcggggcttaaaggcattcggagcggaatgtaaacacagctgaaacccttagtaatcttaaaggggagtacacaactcaaaacaatactttaCTAATCTGATACACagtatacaatttgatataaatgatggaagaagtttatcagaaaactaaatccagatacaaactagcAAACTGACtggtttttttaactttcactcagaagcaaaaatctgcctttaaatttaaatgaaataatgatttgatatttattggctgatgtgaaatattttattgtgataacatacctttcaatatcgcccagccctagtctGAATAGAGGATGAAAATATCGAAAAGGTTCTTGTCATTCTTAATAGGACAGAATACGGAGTTGCTTTTCTGAACAATAGTCTCTTCAACCCTCAAACCACAATCTTTCCAGAAAACCCTACAACCTGCCCCCACATAACACTTTCCCTTACAGTGCACAGTAAGAGGCCTTAAACTCACTGGGGGTCGGTCTTTCAATGCCAGGTGGGGGTACTGAGGCTGTGAAAAATGCTGTGCTGTGAAGTTCTCTAACTTGTGGCTGTATTTAGGAAAAAGCTCCCCTGCCAGCTGCAGTTGGTTTAGCTGAGCTTCCATGCTTTCCAGGGCAGATTCTGATCTTGCTGACTTTTGGCAGATCCTATGTACACTACAGAGCGCCTGACTGAGACAGCGCTCAGGGGGCCGAGTGACAGAGTGGTCACTATGACAACATGCTTTCCAGGCCACCCCCTCGGTCCCCACGGGAGCGAGACGATGGACCTTTTGTTTCTGCAGTGCGCCGCAGGGATGGACCTACACGCTGTCTTCTTGCCGagcttccttcctttcttttcaatTATGAGCAAGTtcatctcctccctcctgctgagCCTAATCCCTGCCTGCTAATGGAATCTATTCATCATTATCCAAGCAGAGCTGAGGAACATGGGCTTTCAATGAgatattttatttgtgtctCAAGGGTAATAAAGCGGGCAGCTCGTATGACTACAGTCACTCTTCAGGCCAAGGTCAAAGCTAATGATTGGACACCTATGGTAACAGTAACAGGCCTGTTTTCACACTGGAATGCAGCAAACCTGAGCTTCATCAGAACTCAGGCACCAGTTGCTGTGGGTTAATGGCGACTGGAGATCTGTTTAAAGCTTATGTAAACACTCATTACCCTAccctgttgttttgttgtgtttttgttttacctaAAGGAGGAAATTATTAACAGACCTCCATCTCCCAGCAAAGTAATATCCCATGACTCAACTTTCAGTCATTTTCTCCAAGTGACCCAATTTGCTTTTCTTTTACAGATGTTGCCCTTCCTCACGGCCTTGAAAATAAACCCTTCATTAAACCAAAGGAGTCATGCCTTAGTTATTTGATTTGTCATTTTGGTCCACCATGTTTTAATCTAACCAAAGTTACTTTTTCCAATAAGATATCAACAACAGTCTTCAAATTATGGCTTGTGGCATAGTCAAATATTGACACTAACAATGACAGTTAAACTCACTGAGTAGTTTGGTAGAACATAACCAAACACCAAAtgacatttaattatttcatcatGTTGGATAGGAGGTAGAAACCCATGCAGTTTAGCAAAAATCaaataagcaaacaaaaaaacaaacacttctcaCACTCTAAACTGCCAATTTTGGGAAGTGCTAATGGCAAAAGCATTCAAATCAAATGCTCAGCCATTAAAgtgagagaagctgaaaaacaAGGGCACCATATGGCGCTATTGTGTGGTAAACATTCATACGtggcatgagtctggttctgccttaggtttctgcctgttgaaaggacgtttttctttgccactataactagctaaatattgcgatgtgcaatgctcaggATGGATTAAGGacgggtaagactgagtcttccCCTGTCTTGGTGAtaggtctctgttcataatttgacatagagtggtctagacctcctatgtttgtagaagcgtcttgagataccgtttgttgtgatttggcgctatacaaataaagattgattgattgattgattgattgattgattgattgattgattgattgattgattgattggttggttggttggttggttggttggttggttgatacAATTGCAATTTTATAAAAACCCAATTTGGGAGGACTGCTCATTGTAGTACAAGCTTGCCTTTGCCTTTTATTTTACCACCAACAGAAATCAAAAATAAGTGTTGAATGTAAACAGAACACTCTAAAGGGCATTTAAAATGTCCATGACTGGCAAACCTGCCTAAGCTTGTATTTTTGTTTCGTTCCAGATCAAACGACGTTGATGTTAAAGGGatactctgtttttattttaagttgggTTGTATTTGTCTGTTTCAATAGTAGCATATCATTTACAGAAGATCCTTGtcagcccctttgttgagaagtTGGCTAGAGAACTGAAGCGGAAGCAAGGCTATCTCTGCATTTTACACTGGTGTATTGGTTGCACCACTGTACAGGACGCAGCTATCTTTTCATATGACAAAAGAGGTATTGAAAGTGCGTTTTATGTACACCATTTTACGGTATCCCTTCAATGTTTGTCCTATTTTTGTCCCTGCTAGCTTATCATTTGCTTTTTCCTGGCCTCACATCCTGAGGTCGGACACCCAAGCATCCCCTTCCTGAGTCCTTGGCACACCTCTGACTATTAAATAATCATTAAATCAATTCTGATATAAATCTAGCTTGATGTGAATTTTCTGTCTACATGTCTTATCAAAACACCAAAATCCAAGCGCCAGATGATGAAGGTTGCAGCAAGCTAAGCTCTTTCTCCCCCCAACTCTGTCAGTCAGTGACGAGTTGTTTATGTTGGGTCACAGCAGAAAATGTGCTGAGACTGACGCCAGCATAAACACATTCTGGTGTGGTGTTGTGGCCTGAGGAGAGGTCAAAAGACTATTTCTGACTGTGAATTGTTTACTTTGGTTTGTTGAAGGGGCTGAGTGGGAGAAAATCTGCAAATGATCATGTTGTAAGTTATTTTTGTTGACATCCACTTGGAGATAACCACAGCAACCCCCTGTTTCCCACAAGGTTTGTCCATTTCCGCATGGACGACATCCAGGTCGCCTTCCTTAACATCACATCCATTGTCTCAGAGAAGATTGTTGAAAACAGATTGTCTGAGCTACTGTACAAACACATGTCAGCTGGGTTATTTAGATCTCTGAAATGAAACTACGTCTGAGAATAGAAGCGCTTAACCCCAGATGCGTAACCAGTACTTGTTTTATAAACCATACAACCACAAAACTCTTCTTCCACAATGAAGAAATCAAAACCACAACCCTTCAGTGGACTTTATGGAGGGAGTCAGGCCTCATTTGATTCATCCACAGTGGATGTAAAGGTCAGATTACACAAGGGAGTGAGTCGGTGTTATTTCCCCTTTGTCAGGACACACGCCGaaccacagagaggaagaaatatTTTTAATACTTAGAATTTCTGTGCAGCCGCAAAGATTCCTGGCACAACAGAGGGTCTTTCTTTGCTTTGAGATGATCCTTCACAGAATGAAAATAGCCGGATTTGAATTTAAtcacatttcattgttttataaTCTAACTCCACACACATTCTCTCCAGACATCAGAGGAGCTGCCATTAGAATTTATAGCATCCAACATAATATCTTTGCTTTTGATTATGTTCATTAAAACGCTCCTGCTTTGATTCTGCGGCTATCACTGGACTTAATGGTGCACAGCATCAAATGAACCAATCTGTGTAATGTATTCACTATTCTCAGCTTGTGAGCACATTCTGAAACTCTGCGTGTTCCCTTTAAACAAATATACTGAATCAAAGCTCTGTCTTGGCTTGATTAAACACCAACTCACAGAGAAATTCTTTCAGTAGCTGCAGAGACCTTCAAACTGCCGAAGTATCTGAAACTATATCACAAAAGTGTCCGCTGGATGTCTCTGCAAGTCATTTATCACCTGCAATCAAGCCAGAAAACGATCTCCAAGTAAAACACATTAGAACTGAAACTCTCCAAAACAGCAGAGGTGGACTGGATTATTTTCCAAATGGTAAACAGAAACATTGTCCAAACAGAGATCTGTGTTCAACATGTCTGTTAAAGCATTTGGGGGGTCCTCAGGGTGAAGGCAATTTCTAATGGAAGCCACAGCAAACTTTCCTCTCTTCCAAAAAGGTTGCAAAAGACACATTTGGAGAAAACAAAAGTGCACTTCTTCCCGGTTGCTCTCCACAGGAAGGTCTTTGGTGTCAAGCTGTATGACTCCATAGTGCTGCTTTCCCCTTTGTCAAAGCATGCTGGAGTATCTGACTGAGAGGAAAACTGTTGCATTTGGAAACAGGACAGGCATGTGGTTGTCATCAGGACATAGATGTGAAGCACCAGGTGAGATTGACCTGGGTCACAGAGTGTTAGCATACCATTATGGTTGGCTTTagtgtgtttacatgctgtATCAATGAGATACAGAGTAACAGGGAATGTGATAGactaaaatatttaaacagCCACAGAAGAAAGGGCCTCTCCATGCAAAACAGACTAGTTG
Coding sequences within:
- the eva1ba gene encoding eva-1 homolog Ba, yielding MDVKRKEMDLISNSIAAYAHIKANPESFGLYFVLGVCFGLVLTLCLLVIRISCKPRTNIPTPSTPEKKQLKDISEEDEESEDDDDDMGDDVEAPLPLPSTEIPVGNHTSQIDGTLSVNVFTSAEELERAQRLEERERIIREIWRNGQPDILGSGTGTGTIGRVHYY